The genomic region AAAGATACGAAGTCCGGTATTGAAGAAAATATTCATCAATACGTTCAACTCTATTATTTGAAGAATGACTTTGCCGGAATCGTTTCAATAACAGAAACAATTCCAAAATTGCTTTCATCATTGAACCGGAAGAGTTATGATAACAAAGATGCCTGGACATCATACCGTATTGGTGAAGCCATGCAAAATACCGGAAGAACCCAAAGTAGTGTACAATGGTTTAAAAATGCCTACATACTTGCTCCATTGTATCCGGATTTTGGAAATAAATATGCCAATGCCCTGGCCGGTCAGAAGAACTTTGCAGAAGCCAGAAAGATATTTTCATCTTTAGTAAAGGAACATCCCTACTATGCGCCTGCTTTTTCCAATTTGGGTTATTTGATCCTGATTCAGGAAGGCAATGTAAACAGGGCCAACAGTTATTTGGATAAAGCACTAGCTTTAGATCCCGACTATGAACTCGCAATACTGAACAAGGCTGCCGCGTTTATGAGCGAAGGTAAGGTGCAGGATGCAAGAAAATATCTTCAAAAAGTACTGCAAATCAATCCGGAGAATCGGCAGGCCATTGAGGGTTTAAAAAGAATTACGAAATAAACAACATCATCAACACCTGACAATTCATTGCTGTGGCTAAAAAGAAAAATAAAATGAGTCCGGGTTTTAGACGGATACTGATTGCGTTTGCCAGCGTTATCGTACTTTCTGTATGTATTATTGTTTTATCCTTTTATAACAAAGTATTTTCACCCAACGTCGATTTATCATCCAGCAAAAGTCGCTTCGTTTATATTCCGACCGGATCCACCTTCATTGATGTCATGCGACTCCTGGAGAAACAGGGATTGCTGAAAAACAGTGCATCCTTCCAGTGGGTGTCAGAGCAAATGAAATACCCTGCAAATGTTAAACCCGGTAAATATGAAATTAAGCAGGGAATGAATAACAAGGAACTCATTTCGCTTTTGCGCTCCGGAAAGCAGACGCCTGTTAAACTGACCTTTAGTAATATCCGAACCGTAGAAGAACTGGCCGGTGTAACAGGAGGGAAGATTGAAGCGGATTCGGCATCTATTGCATTTTTACTAAAAGATGAGGCTTTCCTTGACAAATATGGATTCAATGCAAGGAATAGCCTATGCATCCTCATTCCCAATACTTATGAATTGATGTGGAATACTTCTGCCGAGCAATTTTATGAAAGAATGGCGAAAGAATACAAGAAATTCTGGAACGAGAAACGTCGCGCTAAAGCAAAGGAAATTGGTTTGACACAAGTTGAAGTCAGTGTGCTTGCTTCTATTGTAGAAAAGGAAACGCGAAAAAATGATGAAAAAGCAACGGTAGCCGGAGTGTATATGAACCGATATCTTAAAGGCTGGAAACTGGAAGCGGATCCCACTTTGGTTTTTGCTTCCGGAGATTTTAGTTTAAGAAGAGTGCTCAATGAACATAAGGATATTGATTCACCTTACAACACCTACATGTATACCGGTTTTCCTCCGGGTCCAATCTGTATGCCATCTGTATCTTCCATCGATGCAGTGCTGAATTATTCAAAACACGAGTATATGTTTTTCTGTGCCAGAGAAGATTTCTCCGGCTATCATTCTTTCGCAAAAACGTATGATCAGCATCTTCTCAATGCCCGACGTTTTCAGAAAGAACTGGACAGAAGAGGGATTCGATCATAAACAGAAATGTTCCGTGTTTATTACCGGCTGATTTCAAAATAACTTCCTGAAGAAAAACTCTTCATTTTAGAGCTTAAAGATGTAATTAAATACACTTTTTCTCCCTTTTACCAGACAGGGATTTTTTTACCTTTGTGCCCTATGAAAATTGGTATCCTTAGAGAAGAAAAATTCCTCACGATAAGCGTGTTCCCTTTACTCCGGTGCAATGCAAGTACCTCCTGGAACAGTTTGCCGAATTAAAAATAGTTGTTCAGCCTTCAGGGTTTCGTTGTTATTCAGATGAGGAATATCGTTCTCATGGCATTGTTTTACAGGAAGACTTAGGTGATTGTGATGTATTGATGGGCGTGAAGGAAATCCCAAAAGACAAGCTGATCCCGGGCAAAAATACCTTTTCTTTTCCCATACCATCAAAAAGCAAGCGCATAACAAAGCTCTTTTACAAACCATCATTGAGAAGAAAATTCAATTGATCGATTATGAATGTCTGATTGATGATCTCGGTCATCGCGTGATTGGATTTGGACGATTTGCAGGTCTGGTGGGTGCCTATAACGGAATTATGGCCTATGGGTTAAAGTATGGACTCTTTAACCTGAAACCGGCTCATTTAAGTCACGACAAGAAAGAAGTTTTTAAGGAGCTTGAAAAAATAAATCTTCCCAATTTGAAAATTGTAGTAACCGGAGGCGGACGTGTGGCAAATGGTGCCATGGAGACATTAGGAGTACTCGGTATTCGGAAAGTAACAGCCTATGAATTTTTGCATTATTCTTTCCGTGAACCGGTCTATGTTCAACTGCATTCCGAAGATTATTATAAAACAAAGGATGGTTCCGTTTTCAGCAATCAGGTTTTCTATCATCATCCTGAAAAGTTTGATTGTACTTTTGCAACCGGAAATTCCTATGCCAGCTTTTGCGATCTGCTGATTCATTGTACGTATTGGGATCCAAAAGCACCGGTCTTGTTTACAAAGCAACAGATGCGTGATCCAAAGTTTCATATCAGTGTGATTGCTGATGTGACTTGTGATTTAAACGGAAGTATTCCATCTACGACACGCACAACAACTATTGAAGATAAATTTTATGGATACAATCCCAATACAGAAAGCATCGAGGAACCTTTTGCTCCATCCACTATAACGGTCATGTCTATCGACAATCTTCCCTGTGAATTGCCAAGAGATGCTTCAGAAGGATTTGGTAAGCATCTCATGGAAAGAGTAATGTCCTTTCTTGTTCGGGAAGATGATGGATTGATTGAACGTGCCACCATTGCTAAGGATGGAAAACTGATGAAAAGGTTTGAATACCTGAGTGATTATATTGCCTGATTGAAACATCAAACAAGGGAAGAGATAAATTATTTTTGATCTGCTTTAAGAAAACCTTTTATGAACAAGGGTTTTTCTCCAAAGATCTATAGAAAAGTTTACGCGGTTTGATGTTCAGCTTCCTTCAGTAAGGATATAGCATCGGAAGGCGAAGAGGCACTAAAAACCGTATTTCCCGCAACCAAAATATCTGCACCGGCACGAATGAGTTCATGTGCGTTCTTCAAATCTACCCCTCCGTCAATTTCAATTTTGGCGGATGAGTTTTTCTGAAGGATAAGATTTTTTAAGTCATCGATTTTACTGTAGGTGTTCTTGATGAATCGCTGTCCGCCATACCCTGGATTCACCGACATCAGAACCACCACATCTATGGATGCAATTACTTCTGATAATAAAGCAGCAGGCGTATGCGGATTAATTGCTACTCCTGCAAGTACACCCAACTGCCGCAGATTTTGAATGGTACGGTGCAAATGCGTACAAGCTTCATAATGCACCGAGATGATCGCCGCACCGGCATCTGCAAAGGCGGCAAGGTATTTATCCGGTTCAACAATCATCAGATGAACATCCAGTGGTTTACGTGCATGCTTTTTGATTGCTTTCATGACCGGAAAACCAAAAGAAATATTCGGGACAAAAACACCATCCATCACATCCACATGAAACCAGTCGGCGCGACTTTCATTGATCATTTTAATATCGCGCTGAAGATTTCCAAAATCAGCAGAGAGGATGGAAGGGGCAATGAGTACTGACATGTTCTTATGGGTATAGGGCAAATTTCGTGAAAAGGATCGGATTTACGAAAGATGGATAATGCAAAAATAAATGAGTCTGAAAGGTAAAATTGCCCTTGAGGAAGGATCCCAAAAGCGCGAGGGGAAGGGCAAAATAAGAAAGTGCCCCGGTCTGTGGGTGGTGTTTATACCTAATTTTTTATCTTAGGCTACTGAATAGCCAAGGCGAAATGATATACCGTTTTCGAGACTCCTATGTTAATACGGGTAATCTATCCCAGTCTTCAATATCTTACTTCTGGAAGTATGCTTTAAGCGACGAATGGCCTTTTCCTTTATCTGACGGACACGCTCTCGGGTGAGTTCGAAGCGTTCTCCGATTTCTTCCAGCGTCATTGGTGATTCATTCAATCCGAAGTAAAGACGAATAACATCTGCTTCACGAGGGGTTAGCGTATAAAGAGCACGTTCTATTTCTCTGCGTAAGGATTCCGTGATGAGATTATTCTCCGGTGATGGTGCCACATCTTCACCTGGCATCATGTCCATCAGAGTACCATCTTCCCCTTGTATAAGCGGAGCATCCATAGAAACATGTCTCCCGGAAGAACGCATGGTATCGATGATATCGTCAGTTGAAATATTCAGCAGTACAGAAAGTTCTTCGTTGGTAGGCTCCCGTTCAAATTCCTGCTCCAACTGGGCAAAGGCACGATTAATTTTATTAATAAAGCCGATTTTATTCAAGGGTAAACGAACGATTCTCGCCTGCTCCGCCAATGCCTGTAAAATACTCTGGCGAATCCACCAAACGGCATAGGAAATGAATTTGAATCCGCGGGTTTCATCAAAACGTTGGGCGGCTTTTATTAATCCCAAATTACCTTCATTAATAAGGTCGCCTAAGGTTAAGCCCTGATTTTGGTATTGCTTTGCCACGGAAACAACGAAACGAAGATTAGCTTTTGTCAATCTTTCCAATGCTGTTCTGTCACCTTCTTTAATACGTCGG from Bacteroidota bacterium harbors:
- the mltG gene encoding endolytic transglycosylase MltG, giving the protein MSPGFRRILIAFASVIVLSVCIIVLSFYNKVFSPNVDLSSSKSRFVYIPTGSTFIDVMRLLEKQGLLKNSASFQWVSEQMKYPANVKPGKYEIKQGMNNKELISLLRSGKQTPVKLTFSNIRTVEELAGVTGGKIEADSASIAFLLKDEAFLDKYGFNARNSLCILIPNTYELMWNTSAEQFYERMAKEYKKFWNEKRRAKAKEIGLTQVEVSVLASIVEKETRKNDEKATVAGVYMNRYLKGWKLEADPTLVFASGDFSLRRVLNEHKDIDSPYNTYMYTGFPPGPICMPSVSSIDAVLNYSKHEYMFFCAREDFSGYHSFAKTYDQHLLNARRFQKELDRRGIRS
- a CDS encoding ribulose-phosphate 3-epimerase, translated to MSVLIAPSILSADFGNLQRDIKMINESRADWFHVDVMDGVFVPNISFGFPVMKAIKKHARKPLDVHLMIVEPDKYLAAFADAGAAIISVHYEACTHLHRTIQNLRQLGVLAGVAINPHTPAALLSEVIASIDVVVLMSVNPGYGGQRFIKNTYSKIDDLKNLILQKNSSAKIEIDGGVDLKNAHELIRAGADILVAGNTVFSASSPSDAISLLKEAEHQTA
- a CDS encoding sigma-70 family RNA polymerase sigma factor, whose product is MRQLKITKQVTNRETASLDKYLQEIGKVELLKPEEEVELARRIKEGDRTALERLTKANLRFVVSVAKQYQNQGLTLGDLINEGNLGLIKAAQRFDETRGFKFISYAVWWIRQSILQALAEQARIVRLPLNKIGFINKINRAFAQLEQEFEREPTNEELSVLLNISTDDIIDTMRSSGRHVSMDAPLIQGEDGTLMDMMPGEDVAPSPENNLITESLRREIERALYTLTPREADVIRLYFGLNESPMTLEEIGERFELTRERVRQIKEKAIRRLKHTSRSKILKTGIDYPY